A section of the Acanthochromis polyacanthus isolate Apoly-LR-REF ecotype Palm Island chromosome 1, KAUST_Apoly_ChrSc, whole genome shotgun sequence genome encodes:
- the LOC110954448 gene encoding uncharacterized protein C14orf132, producing the protein MDLSFMAAQIPVMTGAFMDSSPNDDYSGEHSLFNSSASVHAAASAASVHGQQDEQQSMSSDAIWLWIAIVATIGNIVVVGVVYACTF; encoded by the coding sequence ATCCCAGTAATGACAGGGGCCTTCATGGACTCCTCGCCAAATGACGACTACAGCGGCGAGCACTCGCTCTTCAACTCCTCGGCGAGCGTCCACGCCGCCGCTTCAGCAGCCTCCGTGCACGGCCAGCAGGATGAGCAGCAGTCCATGTCCAGCGATGCCATCTGGCTCTGGATCGCCATCGTCGCCACTATTGGAAACATCGTGGTGGTGGGCGTTGTCTACGCCTGCACGTTCTGA
- the LOC110954431 gene encoding B2 bradykinin receptor-like encodes MDSNSAASAEVVCNHTNAWDWVYTMQPAYMSIICLLGVIGNSFVLCVFCFQKRRSSVADIYLSNLAVADLLMVSCLPFWVATIIDKFHWRFGEFMCQLVGVVIGMNYYCSMLFLTVVSVDRYVALTRPLSQGRQRQAFWARGICFGIWIVGILLSFPAVLFRSVQFFPHLGIDACYLAYPHEGWRLRYNITVSIVGFLIPVPIVSFCSYHITKVIRSSQKMRKGSRGSVERKAAHLVLVVLAVFILCWLPYQILMFLDTLDHYEVISGCTWAHVLDIGNQLATYLGYSNSSLNPFLYVIVGKHFKQRAKEVFQVVVCRRKQKRKKSGDSNANLNSTKQTENTKI; translated from the coding sequence ATGGATAGCAACAGTGCCGCAAGTGCTGAGGTTGTCTGCAACCACACAAATGCATGGGACTGGGTTTACACCATGCAGCCTGCCTACATGTCCATCATCTGCCTTCTGGGAGTGATCGGCAACTCCTTCGTCCTTTGTGTGTTCTGTTTCCAGAAGAGGCGAAGCTCCGTTGCCGACATCTACCTGAGCAATCTGGCAGTGGCCGATCTCCTCATGGTTTCCTGTCTGCCGTTCTGGGTCGCAACCATCATCGACAAGTTCCACTGGAGATTCGGCGAGTTCATGTGCCAGCTTGTCGGCGTTGTCATTGGGATGAATTATTACTGTAGCATGCTGTTCCTCACAGTTGTGAGTGTGGACAGATATGTGGCCCTGACCAGACCGCTGTCCCAGGGAAGGCAGAGACAGGCCTTCTGGGCACGTGGTATTTGCTTTGGTATCTGGATCGTTGGGATCTTGCTCAGTTTCCCTGCTGTCCTCTTCCGCTCTGTGCAGTTCTTTCCTCACCTGGGCATCGACGCATGCTACCTAGCATACCCCCATGAAGGGTGGAGACTGCGCTACAACATAACTGTCAGTATAGTTGGCTTTCTTATCCCCGTTCCCATTGTGTCATTCTGTAGTTACCACATCACTAAAGTCATTCGAAGCAGCCAGAAGATGAGAAAAGGCAGCAGAGGGAGTGTGGAGAGAAAGGCAGCGCACCTTGTGCTTGTTGTTCTGGCTGTGTTTATTCTCTGCTGGCTGCCCTACCAGATTCTGATGTTCTTGGACACCTTGGATCACTATGAAGTCATCTCTGGATGTACATGGGCGCATGTGTTGGACATTGGCAACCAGTTGGCTACTTACCTTGGCTACAGCAACAGCTCACTGAATCCTTTCCTGTATGTGATTGTGGGGAAACACTTCAAGCAGAGGGCAAAGGAAGTGTTTCAAGTTGTGGTTTGCAGAAGGAAGCAGAAGCGGAAGAAATCTGGTGATTCCAATGCCAATCTGAACTCAACTAAGCAAACGGAGAATACTAAAATCTAG
- the LOC110954430 gene encoding B2 bradykinin receptor-like, whose amino-acid sequence MTLQPTSVPTLSTPVSYGDLNNTNGTHCPDLEAWDWLNASQPVYILIISVLGIVFNVFVLTIFCLHKKPCTVAEIYLSNLAAADLLLVSCLPFWAVNIAYDFNWPFGRFMCKIINVGIKMNVSCSIYFLVLVGIDRYVALVHTMSHGRMRRPKYAKLGCLLTWGFGFLLSVPTLTFREVKYVPEYSIEACFLEYPSHTVELLCDGMLIIFSFIIPVSIISFCTFKIILALKVQTIGRVNAEKTEQKATTLVLAVLLAFLICWVPFHIVTAVDVLLRADVLGGCHLEAVIDICNQIFNYLALFNSVLNPILYVIVGKNFRKKVREVFQQWSVKKTVTSESTRSNLTSTLKTMP is encoded by the exons ATGACTCTTCAACCTACAAG CGTCCCAACTCTCAGCACCCCAGTATCATATGGAGACCTGAACAACACCAATGGCACTCATTGTCCAGACCTGGAAGCCTGGGACTGGCTCAATGCCAGCCAGCCAGTGTATATTCTGATCATCAGTGTTTTGGGGATCGTGTTCAACGTGTTTGTCCTGACGATTTTCTGCCTCCACAAGAAGCCCTGCACCGTGGCTGAGATCTACTTGAGCAACCTGGCTGCTGCCGACCTTCTCCTGGTGTCCTGTTTGCCCTTCTGGGCTGTCAACATCGCCTACGATTTCAATTGGCCTTTTGGTCGATTCATGTGCAAAATCATCAATGTGGGCATTAAGATGAATGTCAGCTGCAGCATTTACTTCCTCGTTCTGGTCGGCATAGATCGCTATGTGGCGCTGGTGCACACGATGTCACATGGAAGAATGCGTAGGCCAAAGTATGCCAAACTAGGTTGCCTGCTGACATGGGGTTTCGGTTTTCTCCTCAGTGTCCCCACGCTCACCTTCAGGGAAGTGAAATATGTCCCTGAGTATAGTATTGAGGCATGCTTTCTGGAATACCCAAGCCACACTGTAGAGCTGCTCTGTGATGGGATGTTGATCATTTTTAGCTTCATCATTCCCGTTTCAATCATCTCGTTCTGCACTTTCAAGATTATTCTGGCTTTGAAGGTCCAAACAATAGGTAGGGTAAATGCTGAGAAAACAGAGCAGAAGGCCACCACTCTGGTGCTGGCGGTCCTCTTGGCCTTCCTCATCTGCTGGGTGCCGTTCCACATAGTCACAGCAGTGGATGTGCTGTTACGAGCCGACGTCCTGGGGGGATGTCACCTCGAGGCTGTCATAGACATCTGCAACCAGATCTTCAACTACTTAGCCTTATTCAACAGCGTTCTCAACCCCATCCTGTACGTCATCGTCGGAAAGAACTTCCGGAAAAAAGTTCGAGAGGTCTTCCAGCAGTGGAGCGTTAAGAAAACAGTGACCTCTGAATCCACACGATCAAACCTGACCTCTACACTCAAGACTATGCCATAA